The following are encoded together in the Adhaeribacter arboris genome:
- a CDS encoding S41 family peptidase: MLAAVLSVIWVMMLPQLPYRKLLLFGLFFWQLGCFSQSSNPALPLLPRAALRHDFDILRQTLQEAHPGFYWYSRKDSLDRFWDHQRTFINQDMTRLEFFKLLLPLIAQVKCVHTRLQLPANLITNPFTSLLPFDFLCQNGRLFIRRNWNGEAYVGAEVLAINHVETKHILRTLLGSIPADGDNETFKFQRLSQGAFREGYALFYGQPEHFTIQVRDSTQPQAYSFPVQALSPKRLVANQTYPSPFLLHFRQNTAVLAVNTFEGNTAQFQDSVATLFQKIQAKGAKHLIMDLRQNGGGANDNVSTLYSYIAAAPFRHLRKAERNATELTYRQFIANAESFRKRTDIPVSEGKYLVNDQYAGTSWKKPADQTGFRGDVVLLIFGQTTSAAAEFAALAHYLKRATIVGEETGGGYYGATGGSYLTLKLPHSGLEVRIPTIRIFMAVAEDYEHQPKGRGTLPDYPVEPTIAEVLSGKDIPLEKALNLLHP, encoded by the coding sequence TTGCTGGCAGCAGTACTTTCTGTAATTTGGGTGATGATGCTCCCTCAGCTACCCTATAGAAAATTACTCTTGTTCGGTTTATTTTTTTGGCAGCTTGGTTGCTTTTCTCAGAGTAGTAATCCGGCTCTACCGCTTTTACCGCGAGCGGCCCTGCGGCACGATTTTGACATTTTGCGCCAAACCTTACAAGAAGCTCATCCAGGATTTTATTGGTACTCCCGGAAAGATTCTCTCGATCGCTTTTGGGACCATCAGAGAACCTTCATTAATCAGGACATGACTCGACTGGAGTTCTTTAAATTACTGCTCCCTCTTATTGCTCAGGTAAAATGCGTGCACACCCGCCTGCAATTACCCGCTAACCTAATTACGAATCCGTTCACCTCTTTACTCCCCTTTGACTTTCTTTGCCAGAACGGGCGCTTGTTTATTCGTAGAAATTGGAACGGGGAAGCCTATGTGGGAGCAGAAGTGCTGGCGATCAACCACGTTGAAACGAAGCACATTCTGCGAACACTCCTGGGCAGCATACCTGCCGATGGCGACAATGAAACCTTTAAATTTCAGCGGTTAAGTCAAGGCGCTTTTCGGGAGGGGTATGCTTTATTTTACGGTCAGCCGGAACATTTTACGATTCAAGTTAGGGATAGTACCCAGCCGCAAGCTTATTCTTTTCCAGTCCAAGCCCTATCTCCGAAAAGGCTGGTAGCTAACCAAACTTATCCCTCGCCTTTCCTTTTGCATTTCCGGCAAAACACGGCGGTTCTTGCCGTCAATACCTTTGAAGGTAACACGGCGCAGTTTCAGGATAGTGTCGCCACCCTCTTTCAGAAAATACAAGCAAAAGGAGCCAAACATTTGATTATGGACCTGCGCCAAAATGGAGGCGGGGCTAACGACAATGTCTCCACCTTATACTCGTATATTGCAGCGGCGCCCTTTCGGCACTTAAGGAAAGCGGAAAGGAATGCTACCGAGCTCACCTACCGGCAATTTATAGCGAATGCAGAAAGTTTTAGAAAGAGAACGGATATCCCGGTAAGCGAGGGGAAATACCTGGTCAATGACCAGTATGCCGGAACAAGTTGGAAGAAGCCAGCGGATCAGACAGGGTTTAGGGGCGACGTAGTTTTGTTAATTTTCGGCCAGACTACCTCCGCAGCGGCGGAGTTTGCCGCTTTAGCTCATTATCTAAAACGAGCCACCATCGTAGGAGAAGAAACCGGTGGTGGTTACTACGGCGCCACGGGAGGATCTTATCTCACCTTAAAGCTGCCGCATAGTGGCTTAGAAGTAAGAATTCCCACTATCCGGATTTTTATGGCTGTGGCAGAAGATTACGAGCACCAGCCAAAAGGCCGGGGAACCTTGCCCGATTACCCAGTAGAGCCCACGATTGCAGAGGTGCTCTCCGGGAAAGACATTCCGCTCGAAAAGGCTTTAAACCTGCTACATCCTTAA
- a CDS encoding ABC transporter permease, whose amino-acid sequence MWYNYFKIALRNLFRQKAFSFINIFGLAIGMACSILILFWVQDELSYDRFHAHADQLYRITVSMPDIKAAVSAAPMGAALRAGIPEVKNTARLWRSTNIFSVGERKFEEKRVFFADASFLSLFSFPLQQGDPKTALQRPDGILITKAMAEKYFGQQQALGQLIRLDNRANFVVTGVLVNLPTNSHLQFDFILPISFIGQTNQDLKDNSWGNFNFYTYVQLHENAIISPLSFQKLNQQVNRFLRKHYDKLQINFQLQPVTSIHLHSNLRSDLPGQGSIQYVRIFSVVAVFILAVACINFMNLATARSTRRAKEVGLRKVIGAQRHQLIGQFLGESLIISFLALLLALILVWALLPSFNHLANKDLTINFQDGKLIVRLLGIALITGLLSGSYPAIFLSGFQPVKVLKGAFKMGIGSIFFRHSLVVTQFVVSIVLLIGTAVVYQQLDYLQNKHLGFEKENLVHLPLTGELQEKPQILRFVLKQNPLTSHFTTISDLPTNLTSGSIDVYWEGKAPAWQPTFSEIAVDADFISVFKMKLLGGRNFSKSLQSDTANYLVNETALRLMGMDLTTAIGKSLTFSGVKGTIIGVVQDFNFRPMQQAIEPLVLYYRPQNEIIVVRTPPGSTAATIQALAKIHQQLNPAFPFTYNFLDQDLANLYQSEQRLGRLFNGFALLAIFISCLGLYGLSAFMAEQRTKEIGVRKVLGASVFDIVYLLSKNFTKLLVIAILIAVPLSWWAMHSWLENYAYRVGVSGIVLVAACLTALVIAGLTVSYESIKAAMVNPVKSLKNE is encoded by the coding sequence ATGTGGTACAACTACTTTAAAATTGCCTTACGCAATTTGTTTCGGCAAAAAGCCTTTTCCTTTATTAATATCTTTGGCCTAGCCATCGGCATGGCTTGTAGCATCCTTATTCTGTTTTGGGTGCAAGATGAGCTAAGTTACGACCGCTTTCATGCTCATGCGGACCAGCTGTACCGCATTACCGTCAGCATGCCGGATATTAAAGCGGCGGTGAGCGCCGCGCCCATGGGAGCTGCCCTCCGGGCCGGAATACCCGAGGTGAAGAATACCGCGCGATTATGGCGTTCTACAAATATATTTAGCGTCGGGGAGCGCAAATTCGAAGAAAAACGGGTGTTTTTTGCCGATGCTTCTTTCCTGTCTCTGTTTTCTTTTCCGCTGCAACAAGGTGACCCGAAGACTGCCCTCCAACGGCCCGATGGTATACTTATCACCAAGGCTATGGCGGAGAAATATTTTGGTCAGCAGCAAGCCCTCGGGCAGCTTATCCGGTTAGACAACCGGGCTAATTTTGTAGTTACCGGGGTATTAGTCAATTTACCAACTAACTCGCACCTCCAGTTTGATTTTATCTTACCTATTTCGTTTATCGGCCAAACGAACCAAGATTTAAAAGACAACAGCTGGGGTAACTTTAACTTTTACACCTACGTGCAACTGCACGAAAACGCCATTATTTCACCCCTATCTTTCCAAAAGCTAAACCAACAGGTCAATAGATTTTTACGAAAGCATTACGACAAGCTCCAGATTAACTTCCAGTTGCAACCGGTTACCAGCATCCATTTACATTCCAACTTACGCAGCGATTTGCCCGGTCAGGGCAGCATCCAGTACGTACGCATCTTTTCGGTAGTAGCCGTCTTTATTCTGGCCGTGGCTTGTATTAACTTTATGAACCTGGCCACGGCGCGCTCCACCCGTCGGGCCAAAGAAGTAGGATTGCGCAAAGTAATCGGGGCGCAACGCCATCAACTTATCGGGCAGTTCCTGGGCGAATCCCTTATTATTTCCTTTTTAGCCTTATTGTTGGCGCTAATTCTCGTGTGGGCCTTACTACCCTCTTTTAATCACTTAGCTAATAAAGATCTAACTATTAATTTCCAGGACGGGAAATTAATAGTTAGGTTGTTGGGTATCGCGCTGATCACCGGTTTATTATCGGGTAGCTATCCCGCTATTTTTCTCTCTGGTTTTCAACCGGTGAAAGTGCTAAAAGGAGCTTTTAAAATGGGAATCGGCAGTATTTTTTTCCGCCATAGCTTAGTAGTCACGCAGTTTGTGGTGTCGATTGTGTTGCTAATAGGTACCGCTGTGGTATATCAACAACTAGACTACCTTCAAAACAAGCATTTGGGCTTCGAAAAAGAAAATCTGGTGCACTTGCCCTTGACCGGCGAACTCCAGGAGAAGCCGCAAATTTTACGGTTTGTTTTAAAACAAAACCCGCTTACCAGCCACTTTACTACGATTTCGGATTTACCCACTAACCTGACGAGTGGCAGCATTGATGTGTATTGGGAAGGAAAAGCGCCGGCCTGGCAACCTACTTTTTCGGAAATAGCGGTTGATGCTGATTTTATATCGGTTTTTAAAATGAAGTTGCTCGGCGGGCGAAACTTTTCCAAAAGCTTGCAATCGGACACGGCCAATTACCTGGTGAATGAAACGGCCCTGCGCCTGATGGGCATGGACCTTACGACCGCCATCGGAAAATCACTTACTTTTAGTGGGGTAAAGGGGACAATCATTGGTGTCGTGCAGGACTTTAACTTTCGGCCCATGCAGCAGGCCATCGAACCTTTGGTGTTGTACTACCGTCCCCAGAATGAAATCATCGTGGTGCGCACGCCGCCCGGCAGTACCGCAGCTACTATTCAAGCTTTAGCGAAAATACACCAGCAACTTAATCCCGCTTTTCCCTTTACCTATAACTTCCTCGACCAGGACCTTGCTAACCTTTATCAAAGTGAGCAACGCTTGGGTCGTCTCTTTAACGGATTTGCTTTGCTAGCCATATTTATTTCGTGCTTGGGACTGTACGGTTTATCGGCTTTTATGGCCGAACAGCGCACCAAAGAAATTGGGGTACGCAAAGTTTTAGGAGCTTCCGTGTTCGATATCGTGTACTTACTGTCTAAAAATTTTACGAAGCTGCTGGTGATTGCTATTTTGATTGCTGTTCCGCTTTCCTGGTGGGCGATGCACAGCTGGCTCGAGAATTACGCTTACCGCGTGGGGGTGAGCGGGATAGTTCTCGTGGCCGCCTGTCTCACGGCGCTTGTAATCGCCGGCTTGACGGTCAGCTATGAGTCTATCAAAGCGGCTATGGTTAATCCCGTGAAAAGCTTAAAGAATGAATAA
- a CDS encoding serine hydrolase domain-containing protein → MKQLVKLLPFLLSAFLVGSPLFAQPTDDYAAKIDSLIQTTSPRSFNGVILITQKGKTKYAKAYGYADFEQKIPLTIKDNFRIQSNSKQVTAVLILKEVEKGKIDLHSPIRKYFPEIQQTWADTVTVHQLLNFSAGIAEIDQPLVFRPGTDFLYSVIAYTMLGNILEKVTGKTYIQAANNLFKELKMHNTFCYEEAKNHNRVVRGYTSSKSGFKISNVPMTEKERLDFIPAGGIISNVEDLHKWDTKLHHGQILKPENYQLMTTYTIMAQHEAHGPEKIGYGYGVRISDKTSIKHIGHSGKGLGSASIKLYFPEKDVDMIVLENQYSEDSSLHYYFEIKIREIVMNSSLVR, encoded by the coding sequence ATGAAACAATTAGTTAAACTTCTGCCATTTCTTTTATCAGCATTTTTGGTTGGTAGTCCTTTATTCGCCCAACCAACCGACGACTATGCGGCCAAAATTGACAGTTTAATCCAAACCACTAGTCCCAGAAGTTTTAATGGCGTTATCTTGATCACCCAAAAGGGGAAAACCAAATACGCCAAGGCTTATGGCTATGCTGATTTTGAGCAGAAAATACCCTTAACCATCAAAGACAATTTCCGGATTCAGTCGAATAGTAAACAGGTGACCGCGGTGTTAATATTAAAAGAAGTGGAGAAAGGGAAAATAGACCTTCATAGCCCCATTAGAAAATATTTCCCCGAGATACAACAGACTTGGGCCGACACGGTAACCGTGCATCAATTACTCAACTTTTCGGCCGGCATAGCAGAAATTGACCAACCATTAGTTTTTAGACCCGGAACGGATTTTTTATACAGTGTCATCGCTTACACGATGCTGGGTAACATCCTCGAAAAAGTAACCGGAAAAACCTATATCCAAGCCGCCAATAACTTGTTTAAAGAACTGAAAATGCATAATACTTTTTGCTACGAAGAAGCTAAAAATCACAATAGGGTAGTCAGAGGATATACTAGCTCGAAAAGTGGATTCAAGATATCTAACGTTCCCATGACCGAGAAAGAAAGGCTGGACTTTATTCCTGCCGGAGGCATTATCTCCAATGTAGAAGACCTGCACAAATGGGACACCAAACTGCATCATGGGCAAATTTTAAAACCGGAAAACTACCAACTAATGACCACTTATACAATTATGGCGCAGCATGAAGCGCATGGCCCGGAAAAGATTGGCTATGGTTATGGCGTTCGCATTAGTGACAAAACATCCATTAAACACATCGGGCATTCCGGAAAGGGGTTAGGCTCCGCCTCCATTAAACTTTATTTTCCGGAAAAAGATGTCGATATGATTGTATTAGAAAATCAGTATAGTGAGGATAGTAGCCTGCATTACTATTTTGAAATAAAGATAAGAGAAATAGTCATGAATAGTAGTCTTGTAAGATAG
- a CDS encoding DUF1835 domain-containing protein, translating to MIYHILNGDALAYSFPDAKIPGAIIVVREALIDGNLSGNHLPDFWQVRAKYMALTATEYQSQVVKEFEKIMQAPDDSEFNLWFEYDLFCQVNMWFVLSLIHRLPIQKKVFAVYTSYLNETSKHFWNGFGPANSAELQVCYANRISLTETDLPFGQELWEAYKKGNLEELTNLSKKQSFAFPYLQEVVEAQVDRFPQDGTKGRPERVMEDILKSISTDFPKVFQEFWNRESIYGFGDTQLKRLYDKVIHSR from the coding sequence ATGATTTATCATATTTTAAACGGAGACGCGCTGGCTTACAGTTTTCCGGACGCTAAAATTCCAGGAGCTATTATTGTTGTTCGGGAAGCTTTAATAGATGGAAATCTATCCGGTAACCATTTGCCAGACTTCTGGCAAGTAAGAGCAAAATACATGGCATTAACCGCAACGGAATACCAGAGCCAAGTGGTAAAAGAATTTGAAAAAATCATGCAGGCGCCGGATGATTCTGAATTCAACCTTTGGTTTGAGTATGACTTGTTTTGTCAAGTGAATATGTGGTTTGTTCTTTCCCTTATCCATCGTTTGCCCATCCAGAAAAAAGTTTTTGCGGTTTATACTTCTTATTTAAACGAAACCAGTAAACATTTTTGGAATGGCTTTGGACCCGCCAATTCCGCTGAGTTACAGGTTTGTTACGCCAATAGAATTTCTTTAACTGAAACGGACCTCCCTTTCGGGCAGGAATTGTGGGAAGCTTACAAAAAGGGTAATCTGGAAGAATTGACCAATCTTTCCAAGAAGCAATCTTTCGCTTTTCCGTACTTACAAGAGGTAGTAGAGGCGCAGGTGGATCGTTTTCCGCAAGATGGTACCAAAGGCAGACCGGAAAGGGTTATGGAAGACATCCTAAAAAGTATTTCCACTGACTTTCCGAAAGTGTTCCAAGAATTTTGGAACCGAGAAAGCATTTATGGCTTTGGAGACACGCAATTAAAAAGGCTCTATGACAAAGTCATACACTCCCGCTAA
- a CDS encoding KilA-N domain-containing protein, whose translation MEFGIQIFRYDGQEIAFDMTTKNLMVNATEMAKAFHKLPADFLRLDQTKTFIEICLKYGNSPNIMVAKEEDMVISKQKSGTWMHRILALKFAAWLNPEFELWVYSTIDEILFGSYRQIEESLKESAQRKNRIEEIRKSLQSSPEYQELERLELEERQANYRRSKGHKNQLELFRINTL comes from the coding sequence ATGGAATTTGGAATTCAGATTTTCAGGTATGATGGTCAAGAGATAGCGTTCGACATGACCACCAAGAATCTTATGGTAAATGCCACGGAAATGGCTAAAGCTTTCCATAAACTACCCGCTGACTTTCTAAGGCTAGACCAGACGAAAACCTTTATTGAGATTTGTTTAAAATATGGGAATTCCCCTAATATAATGGTCGCGAAAGAGGAAGATATGGTCATTTCTAAACAGAAATCAGGTACCTGGATGCACCGTATCTTAGCTCTAAAATTTGCGGCTTGGTTAAATCCCGAGTTTGAACTGTGGGTGTATTCTACCATTGATGAAATCCTGTTTGGAAGTTATCGGCAAATAGAGGAGAGCTTAAAGGAAAGTGCTCAAAGAAAGAACCGAATAGAAGAAATTAGAAAGTCTTTGCAAAGTAGTCCAGAATATCAAGAGTTAGAACGGTTGGAATTGGAAGAGCGACAAGCAAATTATCGAAGGAGTAAAGGCCATAAAAACCAATTGGAATTATTTAGAATAAATACTTTATAA
- a CDS encoding ABC transporter permease — protein MWKNYLLIASRTLWKNKVFSLINILGLSVGLACCILMFLFIQHERSYDRFNHHAKDIYRITSVMAGSNGSTHLAVTPAPWAPLMKKDYPEIKSYTRLLKDEKALIGPPGEQQFFETNLLYADSTLFDVFTISLEKGDVKQALERPNSIILTSETAKKYFGHTNPIGKTLSINSFGRNLTVEVTALARPMPANSHFAFSSLVSLATLGDLSGLWSFHMFQSYVVLNSNTAANSLENKFPAFVKRYILNNPSADGKQDIHLQPLTDIHLRSNLVGEIGTNGNITYVYAFACVALFVLLLACFNFTNLSTARSLTRAKEVGLRKVVGAEKRQLLQQFLTETTLFALLALIIAIAMAYLALPLFNRVAERSLTIDFVHNPLLTFVLIGLVIAVGVLAGLYPAVILSAFKPTEVLKGKFSNSRKGLSLRFLLVTVQFVVSMGLIAGTFLVNHQLNFLKSKNLGFDRENVVILTLPKDMDSTRLATFKNSLLADGSVYSVSASSSIPSANIPINQVNDGSSNLSQAQSMQMLFTDLDFIRTMKMKIVAGRDFSEKMALDKTEGFLINEEAVKKLGYQKSEAAIGTTIQWVQPNTVLKKGKVVGVVQNFNITPLKTAVQPLVMHYAADRLQYLYLRFNQKNADQVLKEVAKKFTSFAPKQSLEYTFLDDTLNAMYTSETKLGVIFSYFSFLAIFIACLGILGLSLYTIQLRIKEIAIRKVLGATVLSITAELLKQFIKPVLLASLIATPITWYVMSKWLEEFAYRTPILPSVFLVTTAFVLALAVLTMTIQSVKAALSNPVQNLRSE, from the coding sequence ATGTGGAAAAACTATTTACTAATCGCTAGTCGTACCCTGTGGAAAAACAAGGTTTTTTCCCTGATTAATATACTAGGCCTATCGGTTGGTCTGGCGTGCTGTATCCTCATGTTTCTTTTTATTCAACACGAGCGGAGCTATGATCGCTTTAACCATCACGCCAAGGATATTTACCGAATAACATCAGTTATGGCCGGGAGTAATGGTAGTACCCATTTAGCCGTTACTCCCGCTCCTTGGGCACCCCTAATGAAAAAGGATTACCCGGAAATTAAAAGTTACACCCGACTTTTAAAAGACGAAAAAGCATTGATCGGACCGCCTGGCGAACAACAATTTTTTGAAACCAATTTGCTTTATGCCGATTCCACCCTTTTCGATGTTTTTACTATTAGTTTGGAGAAGGGAGATGTAAAACAGGCACTGGAACGTCCTAATAGCATCATCTTAACTAGTGAGACCGCTAAAAAGTATTTTGGCCATACGAATCCCATTGGAAAAACCCTTAGCATCAACTCTTTTGGCAGAAACCTTACGGTAGAAGTAACTGCTCTAGCCAGGCCAATGCCGGCTAATTCCCATTTTGCGTTCAGTTCTCTGGTATCCCTGGCAACGCTGGGAGACCTAAGCGGATTATGGTCCTTTCACATGTTTCAGAGTTATGTAGTACTAAATAGTAACACAGCCGCTAACAGCTTAGAAAACAAATTTCCTGCTTTTGTGAAGCGGTACATTTTGAACAATCCTAGTGCCGATGGCAAACAGGACATCCATTTACAGCCTTTGACCGATATTCATTTACGCTCCAACCTGGTCGGGGAAATAGGAACGAATGGAAATATAACCTATGTCTATGCGTTTGCTTGTGTTGCCTTGTTTGTCTTACTTCTAGCCTGTTTTAACTTTACCAATTTGTCTACGGCCCGCTCCCTGACCCGAGCCAAAGAAGTGGGGCTCCGAAAAGTAGTGGGAGCGGAGAAAAGGCAACTGCTACAACAGTTTTTAACGGAGACTACCCTCTTTGCCCTATTAGCTTTGATTATAGCTATTGCTATGGCTTATTTGGCCTTGCCCTTATTCAACCGCGTGGCGGAGCGCAGCTTAACGATCGATTTTGTCCATAATCCCTTACTTACCTTCGTATTGATTGGCCTAGTCATAGCCGTAGGTGTTTTGGCCGGCCTTTATCCGGCGGTAATACTCTCCGCTTTTAAACCCACGGAAGTACTCAAAGGCAAGTTTAGTAATTCTAGGAAAGGACTATCGCTTCGGTTTTTACTCGTTACAGTTCAATTTGTAGTGTCCATGGGGCTTATTGCCGGTACCTTTTTAGTCAATCATCAGCTTAATTTTTTGAAGAGTAAAAACCTGGGATTCGATAGGGAAAATGTAGTTATTCTAACGCTACCCAAGGATATGGATTCCACCCGCTTGGCTACTTTCAAAAACTCGTTACTAGCAGATGGCTCAGTTTATTCCGTAAGTGCCTCCTCCTCTATTCCAAGTGCCAATATTCCGATTAACCAGGTGAACGATGGTAGTTCTAATCTAAGCCAAGCCCAATCGATGCAAATGCTCTTTACTGACCTGGACTTTATCCGCACCATGAAAATGAAAATTGTGGCAGGCAGGGATTTTAGTGAGAAAATGGCATTAGATAAAACGGAAGGTTTCCTCATCAATGAAGAAGCCGTAAAAAAGCTAGGGTATCAAAAATCAGAAGCAGCCATTGGTACCACTATTCAATGGGTACAGCCTAATACCGTATTGAAAAAGGGAAAGGTAGTGGGCGTGGTCCAAAACTTTAATATAACCCCGCTAAAAACTGCTGTTCAGCCCTTAGTCATGCACTATGCCGCCGATAGGTTGCAATATTTATACTTGCGTTTTAACCAAAAAAATGCCGATCAGGTCCTAAAAGAAGTAGCTAAAAAATTTACCAGCTTTGCCCCAAAGCAATCACTGGAATATACGTTTTTGGATGATACCTTAAACGCCATGTATACCAGTGAAACAAAATTAGGGGTCATATTCAGCTATTTTTCATTCTTAGCTATCTTTATTGCTTGCTTGGGCATTCTAGGCCTTTCCTTGTATACCATTCAGCTAAGGATTAAAGAAATTGCCATTAGAAAGGTATTAGGCGCCACTGTACTGAGTATTACGGCCGAATTACTAAAGCAATTTATCAAGCCCGTGCTATTGGCTTCACTAATAGCAACCCCCATTACCTGGTATGTGATGAGCAAATGGTTAGAAGAGTTTGCGTATAGAACGCCCATTCTACCTTCGGTATTTCTAGTAACAACTGCATTCGTATTAGCTTTAGCCGTTTTAACGATGACCATCCAATCCGTAAAAGCCGCGTTAAGCAACCCCGTACAAAATTTGAGGTCGGAGTGA
- a CDS encoding helix-turn-helix domain-containing protein, with protein sequence MPIIVNLDVMMAKRKMSLNELSQRVDLTLSNLSILKTGKAKAIRFSTLAAICKALDCQPSDILEYVQDQEKQPILNQT encoded by the coding sequence ATGCCCATTATTGTAAACTTAGACGTAATGATGGCTAAGCGAAAGATGTCGCTCAATGAACTTTCTCAAAGAGTGGATTTGACCTTATCGAACCTGTCAATTTTGAAGACGGGGAAGGCGAAAGCCATTCGTTTTAGTACCTTAGCGGCTATTTGTAAAGCATTAGACTGCCAACCAAGTGACATTTTGGAATATGTACAGGACCAGGAAAAACAACCCATCCTTAATCAGACATAA
- a CDS encoding DUF2975 domain-containing protein, producing the protein MKKISILFLQAVLVLIGLVALAILIRFPLIEGRAANLDWFRIYSDPFILYGYAVSSAFFVALYKGVQLLSYIRQNILFSLNAVRTVRSIKYCTILLCLSIALAGCYILLFHPEEEDPAGFLAMCIVVTFICSAGATGVAVLEKILQNAVDMKSENDLTI; encoded by the coding sequence ATGAAAAAAATCTCCATCTTATTTCTGCAAGCCGTCCTCGTGCTGATTGGCCTGGTAGCGCTGGCCATTTTGATTCGGTTTCCTTTAATCGAAGGGAGAGCCGCCAATCTAGACTGGTTCCGCATTTACTCCGACCCATTCATCTTGTATGGATACGCCGTCTCCAGCGCTTTTTTTGTGGCGTTGTATAAGGGAGTCCAATTATTGAGTTACATCCGCCAAAATATCTTGTTTTCCCTAAATGCGGTAAGAACGGTCAGAAGCATAAAATACTGCACCATCCTATTATGCCTTTCTATTGCGCTGGCCGGATGCTACATCCTGCTATTTCATCCGGAAGAGGAGGACCCAGCGGGTTTTCTGGCTATGTGTATCGTCGTAACTTTTATATGCAGTGCTGGGGCAACGGGTGTGGCCGTGCTGGAAAAGATCCTGCAAAATGCCGTGGATATGAAATCGGAAAATGACTTAACCATTTAA
- a CDS encoding amidohydrolase family protein gives MVLILLFGCVPSPPSPKTYYLTHITVIDVIQGNSLPDRTVAITDSMITALGAAEEIFIPRQAQIINCQGKFLLPGLWDMHVHLGNATRTALPLFVANGITGVRDMGSKSFDSIQIWRKQIRSGQLTGPRIVSPGPILNGGHPEQEYQIGVNTVAEARRMVDSLAGLGVDFIKVHGGLTRETYYAIAQEATRRHLPFAGHVPISNSSITVTGEEAAQAGQRSLEHMLGIPFARDTIKAFQHMYPTPESLHQLFSVLVQNHTYVTPTLSVYQIPADYQALSLKQDSLLKYVAPELQAFWKSQIQDWPNRNKAFMNWLLTARKNMIPSLHDAGIPLLAGTDTGFPFVLPGFGLHEELQYLVEAGLTPLEALQTATINPATFLGKQGKLGSVEKGKLADLVILNADPTISIQNLHLIEAVMVNGKWYDRSTLNQELKQVAHQVKRIR, from the coding sequence ATGGTACTCATCCTCTTATTTGGTTGTGTGCCTTCCCCTCCGTCTCCTAAGACCTATTACTTAACCCATATTACCGTTATTGATGTTATTCAGGGGAATTCCTTACCCGATAGAACAGTAGCTATCACGGATAGTATGATCACCGCCCTTGGGGCAGCCGAGGAGATTTTTATTCCCCGGCAAGCCCAAATAATTAATTGTCAAGGGAAATTCCTGCTGCCCGGACTCTGGGACATGCACGTGCATCTGGGGAATGCCACTCGTACAGCTTTACCGCTCTTTGTGGCCAATGGCATAACCGGCGTCAGAGATATGGGTTCGAAGAGTTTTGATTCCATCCAAATCTGGCGCAAGCAGATCCGTTCTGGCCAGTTGACCGGACCCAGGATTGTTTCTCCCGGCCCCATTTTGAACGGCGGCCACCCCGAGCAGGAGTATCAAATTGGCGTAAATACGGTAGCCGAGGCCAGACGGATGGTGGATTCTCTAGCTGGATTGGGCGTGGATTTTATTAAAGTGCATGGTGGCCTGACCCGGGAAACTTATTATGCCATTGCTCAGGAAGCAACCCGGCGGCATCTCCCTTTTGCGGGCCATGTGCCGATCTCCAATAGTAGTATTACCGTCACGGGGGAAGAAGCGGCCCAAGCGGGGCAGCGCTCCCTGGAGCATATGTTGGGCATTCCTTTTGCCCGGGACACGATCAAAGCCTTCCAGCACATGTATCCGACCCCGGAAAGTCTGCACCAGCTTTTTAGCGTTCTTGTCCAGAACCACACCTATGTCACGCCTACGCTTTCCGTTTACCAGATCCCGGCTGATTACCAAGCCCTATCTCTCAAACAGGATTCGTTGTTAAAGTATGTTGCCCCGGAACTCCAAGCTTTTTGGAAAAGTCAAATCCAGGACTGGCCGAATCGCAATAAAGCATTTATGAACTGGTTGCTGACCGCCCGAAAGAATATGATTCCCTCGTTGCACGATGCCGGCATTCCTTTGCTGGCGGGCACCGATACCGGGTTCCCCTTTGTGTTGCCCGGCTTTGGTTTGCATGAAGAGTTGCAGTACTTAGTCGAGGCCGGCCTTACGCCCTTAGAAGCCCTGCAAACCGCTACCATTAACCCGGCTACCTTCCTGGGGAAACAGGGCAAATTAGGTAGTGTGGAGAAAGGAAAACTAGCTGATTTGGTCATCCTCAATGCGGATCCTACTATAAGCATTCAAAATCTACATCTTATTGAAGCAGTTATGGTCAATGGCAAGTGGTATGACCGTTCCACTCTGAACCAGGAGTTGAAGCAGGTAGCCCATCAGGTAAAACGGATTCGGTAA